The following coding sequences are from one Prosthecobacter sp. window:
- a CDS encoding Dabb family protein: MKSAVFAFALLLTTMTTLASAEDAPYRHVVFFKFKDSATSEQVQGIEKAFAELATKINTVTGFEWGTNVSPEGLNDGFTHCFFVTFKDKAGLEAYLPHAEHQAFVSKLKPLLDKVCVLDYVAKK, encoded by the coding sequence ATGAAATCCGCCGTTTTTGCCTTCGCTTTACTTCTCACCACCATGACCACCCTTGCCAGCGCCGAAGATGCCCCCTACCGCCACGTCGTGTTCTTCAAATTCAAGGACAGCGCTACTTCAGAGCAGGTTCAAGGCATTGAAAAGGCCTTTGCCGAACTCGCCACGAAGATCAACACCGTCACCGGGTTTGAATGGGGCACCAACGTCAGCCCAGAAGGCTTGAACGACGGCTTCACGCATTGTTTCTTCGTCACGTTCAAGGACAAGGCCGGTCTTGAGGCCTACCTGCCGCATGCGGAGCACCAGGCGTTTGTCTCGAAGCTCAAACCGTTGCTCGACAAGGTTTGCGTACTTGATTACGTGGCGAAAAAGTAG
- a CDS encoding pentapeptide repeat-containing protein, with the protein MEHAAILKEGVHAWNAYVFDESLQAPQLRGVNLCGENLRRVNLANADLRGADLREVDLTIADLHGADLSGADLRGANLDGANFSGANLDDADLRQARFTGATFAGAQLRRANFYGMDLRRADFAEANLRGANLAGTRLMWALIQGADLGGANLTGVEVLGEPPLEVLRAAA; encoded by the coding sequence ATGGAGCACGCAGCGATTTTGAAGGAAGGGGTTCATGCTTGGAACGCCTATGTCTTTGATGAGAGCCTCCAGGCGCCGCAACTGCGAGGAGTGAACCTGTGCGGTGAGAACCTCCGCCGGGTGAACCTGGCGAACGCGGATCTGCGCGGTGCTGATCTGCGCGAGGTGGACCTGACCATCGCGGATCTCCATGGCGCGGACCTCAGCGGGGCGGATCTGCGTGGTGCGAATCTCGATGGCGCGAACTTCAGCGGCGCGAACCTGGATGACGCGGATCTGCGTCAGGCGCGGTTCACCGGCGCGACGTTTGCCGGGGCGCAACTCCGCCGTGCGAATTTTTATGGCATGGATCTTCGCCGCGCGGATTTTGCCGAGGCGAATCTTCGCGGGGCCAACCTCGCCGGCACCCGGCTGATGTGGGCGCTGATTCAAGGCGCGGACCTGGGCGGTGCCAATCTGACCGGCGTGGAAGTGCTGGGCGAGCCGCCGCTGGAGGTGCTGCGGGCGGCGGCGTAG
- a CDS encoding DUF4256 domain-containing protein, which yields MKKETSRKGVGATKTLSPIQREELLSALRARFEKHRNRHPGLEWAPLHERLEANAEKLWSLHEMERTGGEPDVVGQDLKTGEYLFFDCSAESPKGRTSVCYDREGLESRKEHPPKTTAMDMAAAMGVELLTEEQYQALQKLGNFDTKTSSWVKAPAEIRKLGGALYGERRYGRVFVGHNGAQSYYGARGFRGSLRV from the coding sequence ATGAAAAAGGAAACCTCTCGGAAAGGCGTTGGAGCCACAAAGACGTTGTCACCCATCCAACGTGAGGAACTGCTCAGTGCCCTGAGAGCCCGCTTTGAGAAACACCGGAACCGTCATCCAGGTCTTGAGTGGGCTCCATTGCACGAAAGGCTGGAAGCGAATGCGGAAAAGCTGTGGTCACTCCATGAGATGGAACGAACCGGCGGTGAACCGGATGTGGTGGGGCAGGATCTCAAGACGGGCGAGTACCTGTTTTTTGATTGTTCCGCGGAAAGCCCCAAGGGCCGCACGAGTGTTTGCTACGACCGTGAAGGGCTGGAGTCGCGGAAGGAACATCCACCGAAAACGACCGCGATGGACATGGCGGCGGCCATGGGCGTTGAGCTTTTGACGGAAGAGCAGTATCAAGCGCTGCAGAAGCTGGGAAATTTCGACACGAAGACGTCGAGCTGGGTGAAAGCGCCGGCGGAGATTCGAAAACTCGGCGGCGCGCTCTATGGGGAGCGCCGCTACGGCCGCGTCTTCGTGGGTCACAACGGCGCGCAGTCTTACTATGGTGCCCGGGGGTTCCGTGGCTCGCTCAGGGTCTGA
- a CDS encoding HesA/MoeB/ThiF family protein, which translates to MPDLPPLTDSERSIYEWQMWVPGMGEEGQRKLRAASVLISRVGGLGGLVALELAAAGVGKLVLAHGGDLQASDLNRQLLQTHDHIGKPRMESIARRLRELNPRCEIVGVAENVSETNAAGLVAQADIVVDAAPLFQERLALNAAAVRAGKPMVECAMHTLEASVTTFVPGKTGCLSCYVPAVPPTWKRQFPVFGAVSGTAACIGAMEVIKLITGIGETLAGELLSMDLATMQFRKVRLPKRADCPVCG; encoded by the coding sequence ATGCCCGATCTACCCCCACTAACCGACTCAGAACGCTCCATTTACGAATGGCAGATGTGGGTGCCCGGCATGGGCGAGGAGGGCCAGCGGAAGCTCAGGGCCGCCTCGGTGCTCATTTCCCGCGTCGGCGGCCTGGGCGGACTGGTGGCGCTGGAACTGGCGGCGGCGGGTGTGGGAAAACTGGTGCTGGCCCACGGAGGGGATTTGCAGGCTTCAGATTTGAACCGGCAGTTGCTGCAAACGCATGATCACATCGGCAAGCCGCGCATGGAGTCGATCGCGCGGCGGCTGCGGGAGTTGAACCCGCGCTGCGAGATCGTCGGTGTGGCGGAAAATGTGAGCGAAACGAATGCAGCAGGCCTCGTGGCCCAGGCGGACATCGTCGTGGATGCGGCGCCGCTGTTTCAGGAGCGGCTGGCGCTGAATGCGGCGGCTGTGCGCGCTGGCAAGCCGATGGTGGAATGCGCCATGCACACCCTGGAGGCGAGCGTGACGACGTTTGTTCCAGGAAAGACCGGTTGTCTGTCGTGTTATGTTCCCGCAGTGCCGCCGACTTGGAAGCGGCAGTTTCCGGTATTTGGCGCGGTGTCTGGAACGGCAGCATGCATCGGAGCGATGGAGGTGATCAAGCTGATCACCGGCATCGGCGAAACGCTGGCGGGTGAATTGCTGTCGATGGATCTCGCAACGATGCAGTTCCGCAAGGTGCGGCTGCCGAAGCGGGCGGATTGCCCGGTGTGTGGCTGA
- a CDS encoding ABC transporter ATP-binding protein: protein MKTILRVFSYLRRYPLLGGAQIACAIVGTLMVIVFPHITREVMDVVVPGRQWERLTPLALWALAAYFAQHFFNSLRIQLNNTFEQMVIFDLRSDIYQRLQTLPLRWFDNRPSGDIMTTVAEDIPSVERVLIDGIEQGLVSVLQILVVGAFMLQADVTLTLYALIPLPFLMAGALAYTRTSRDRHRKVRKASSAMNSLLQDNVSGMRQIKAYAMEHEEHGRFNRASDALRSATLHVMRIWAVYRPGMHFLTSIGMVIVLWVGARQLMAGKIQTGDLTAFLLLLKFFYDPIESLHQLNQILQSGRAAGERVFDILDAEPEADTTGGRELASITGHVRYENVGFSYAGKTPTVHGVTLDAHPGQTIALVGPTGAGKSTLINLLTRFYEYDQGVITIDGAPVHELNKAWLRRNIGYVTQESFLFNGTVRENLVIGRRDATEEQLWAALQSANADAFVKRLTNQLDTHVGERGVKLSVGEKQRISIARALLRNPPILLLDEATASVDTETERQIQEALEHLMAHRTSFVIAHRLSTVRNADRIYVLDHGRIIEQGTHDELIASDGMYARLCRTSLIAATAAPE, encoded by the coding sequence TTGAAAACCATCCTCCGCGTCTTCTCCTACCTGCGTCGTTACCCTCTGCTCGGCGGCGCGCAGATCGCCTGCGCCATCGTCGGCACCCTGATGGTCATCGTCTTTCCGCACATCACCCGTGAGGTGATGGATGTGGTCGTGCCCGGCAGGCAGTGGGAGCGCCTCACGCCGCTCGCCCTCTGGGCGCTGGCCGCCTACTTCGCCCAGCACTTCTTCAATTCCCTGCGCATCCAGCTCAACAACACCTTTGAGCAGATGGTCATCTTCGACCTCCGCAGCGACATCTACCAGCGCCTGCAAACCCTCCCGCTCCGCTGGTTCGACAACCGCCCTTCCGGCGACATCATGACCACCGTGGCCGAGGACATCCCCTCCGTCGAACGCGTGCTCATTGACGGCATCGAGCAGGGCCTCGTCTCCGTGCTGCAAATCCTCGTCGTCGGCGCCTTCATGCTCCAGGCGGATGTCACGCTCACGCTCTACGCGCTCATTCCCCTGCCCTTTCTCATGGCCGGGGCTCTTGCCTACACCCGCACTTCGCGCGACCGCCACCGCAAAGTGCGCAAGGCCAGCAGCGCCATGAACTCGCTGCTCCAGGACAACGTTTCCGGCATGCGCCAGATCAAGGCCTACGCCATGGAACATGAGGAGCATGGTCGCTTCAACCGCGCCAGCGACGCCCTGCGCAGTGCCACGCTGCACGTCATGCGCATCTGGGCCGTGTACCGCCCCGGCATGCACTTCCTCACCAGCATCGGCATGGTCATCGTGCTCTGGGTCGGTGCGCGCCAGCTTATGGCCGGGAAAATTCAGACGGGCGACCTCACTGCTTTCCTCCTCCTGCTCAAATTCTTCTACGACCCCATCGAAAGCCTCCATCAGCTCAATCAAATCCTCCAGTCCGGCCGCGCCGCCGGGGAGCGTGTCTTCGACATCCTCGATGCCGAACCCGAGGCCGACACCACCGGCGGGCGTGAGCTTGCCTCCATCACCGGCCATGTGCGTTATGAGAATGTCGGCTTCAGCTACGCCGGCAAGACTCCCACCGTCCACGGCGTCACGCTCGATGCACATCCCGGTCAGACCATCGCCCTCGTCGGCCCCACCGGCGCGGGCAAATCCACGCTCATCAATCTCCTCACCCGCTTCTACGAGTACGATCAAGGCGTCATCACCATCGACGGCGCACCCGTTCACGAACTCAACAAAGCCTGGCTGCGCCGGAACATCGGCTACGTCACGCAGGAGAGCTTCCTCTTCAACGGCACCGTGCGCGAAAACCTCGTCATCGGCCGCCGTGATGCCACCGAGGAGCAGCTCTGGGCCGCCTTGCAGAGCGCCAACGCTGACGCCTTCGTCAAACGCCTCACCAATCAGCTCGACACCCACGTCGGCGAGCGTGGCGTGAAGCTCAGTGTCGGCGAAAAGCAGCGCATCAGCATCGCCCGGGCGTTGTTGCGTAATCCGCCCATCCTCCTGCTCGATGAAGCCACAGCGAGCGTCGATACCGAGACCGAGCGCCAGATTCAGGAGGCCCTGGAGCACCTCATGGCCCACCGCACCAGCTTCGTCATCGCCCACCGCCTCAGCACCGTCCGCAACGCCGACCGCATCTACGTCCTCGACCACGGCCGCATCATCGAGCAGGGCACCCACGACGAACTCATCGCCAGCGACGGCATGTACGCCCGCCTCTGCCGCACCTCCCTCATCGCCGCCACCGCAGCGCCGGAGTAA
- a CDS encoding CsbD family protein: MTKLAFQGSWNQVKGTLRQKYAQLTHDNLLFSLGQDEKRLGRLQKQTSTLKKKLQHSIATLPRRYRHTLNTMKTSLLLLPFALLTLTALPSCREKTVGEKVGDKIDDALDQRPGEKIRDAVEDANKK; this comes from the coding sequence ATGACCAAACTCGCCTTCCAAGGCTCCTGGAACCAGGTCAAAGGCACGCTCAGGCAGAAGTATGCGCAGTTGACCCATGACAACCTGCTCTTCTCGCTGGGCCAGGACGAGAAACGCCTGGGCCGCCTCCAAAAGCAGACCAGCACCCTGAAGAAAAAGCTGCAACACTCCATCGCCACGCTCCCCCGCCGCTACCGGCACACCCTGAACACCATGAAAACATCCCTCCTCCTGCTCCCCTTCGCCTTGCTCACCCTGACCGCACTCCCAAGCTGCCGGGAAAAAACCGTCGGCGAAAAAGTGGGCGACAAAATCGACGACGCCCTCGACCAGCGCCCCGGCGAGAAAATCCGCGACGCCGTGGAAGACGCGAACAAGAAATAA
- a CDS encoding glucose-6-phosphate isomerase: protein MSHWDRFQKYFVRYSNLGFSIDISHMAFEDNVFTTLAGRIESAFKAMRELEAGAIANPDEQRMVGHYWLRDSRLAPNAGLKKEIDETLAATLKFAADIHSGTIKAANGKKFTRVLVVGIGGSALGPQLIAHAITPAPAPMAISFFDNTDPDGIDRVIAEIGDELSTTITLVISKSGGTKETRNGMLEAEAAYKKAGLDFTQHVVAVTGDGSELDKHAKAQGWLTIFPMWDWVGGRTSVMSAVGTIAAALQGVDVPQFLAGAAAMDAETRQRPARENAAMLLALMWHHAGKGKGLKDMVVLPYKDRLVLFSKYLQQLVMESLGKEHDLSGAVVNQGIAVYGNKGSTDQHAYVQQLRDGVNNFFATFIEVRKARDTAPFEVEPGFTSGDYLQGFLRGTRKALAEKNRESITLSIAGINAFSLGMLIALFERAVSFYASLVNVNAYHQPGVEAGKKAATEFLKQLAQVRAALSSSAVTAGDLAAKLGIDAEDAFHMLTHLAANGQALVVSAGGSPSLDQFITS from the coding sequence ATGAGCCACTGGGATCGCTTTCAAAAATACTTCGTTCGTTACTCCAATCTGGGATTCTCCATCGACATCAGCCACATGGCGTTCGAGGACAATGTGTTCACCACGCTGGCCGGACGCATCGAGTCCGCGTTCAAAGCGATGCGTGAGCTTGAAGCCGGTGCCATCGCCAATCCCGACGAGCAGCGCATGGTCGGCCACTACTGGCTGCGTGACTCCAGGCTCGCACCCAATGCCGGGTTGAAGAAAGAAATCGACGAAACACTCGCCGCGACGCTGAAGTTCGCCGCCGATATTCATTCTGGCACGATCAAGGCCGCGAACGGCAAAAAATTCACGCGCGTGCTTGTGGTGGGCATCGGCGGTTCAGCACTGGGGCCGCAGTTGATCGCGCATGCCATCACGCCCGCGCCTGCGCCGATGGCGATCTCGTTTTTCGACAACACCGATCCCGATGGCATCGATCGTGTGATCGCCGAAATCGGCGATGAACTGTCCACGACGATCACCCTGGTGATCTCCAAGTCTGGCGGCACCAAGGAAACCCGCAACGGCATGCTCGAAGCCGAGGCCGCTTACAAAAAGGCGGGGCTTGATTTCACCCAGCATGTCGTCGCCGTCACGGGTGATGGCAGTGAACTCGACAAGCACGCCAAAGCGCAAGGCTGGCTGACCATTTTCCCAATGTGGGACTGGGTGGGCGGCCGCACGAGCGTGATGAGCGCCGTGGGCACCATCGCCGCCGCGTTGCAGGGAGTCGATGTGCCTCAGTTCCTCGCCGGAGCCGCGGCGATGGATGCCGAGACACGTCAGCGTCCGGCGCGTGAAAACGCCGCCATGCTGCTCGCCTTGATGTGGCATCACGCCGGCAAGGGCAAAGGCTTGAAGGACATGGTCGTGCTGCCTTACAAGGACCGGCTCGTGTTGTTCAGCAAATACCTCCAGCAACTCGTCATGGAGAGCCTGGGCAAGGAGCACGATCTCTCCGGTGCCGTGGTGAACCAGGGCATCGCCGTGTATGGTAACAAAGGCAGCACCGACCAGCATGCCTATGTGCAGCAGCTCCGCGACGGCGTGAACAATTTCTTTGCCACCTTCATCGAGGTGCGCAAGGCACGCGACACCGCCCCCTTCGAGGTCGAGCCCGGCTTCACCAGTGGTGACTACCTCCAGGGCTTCCTGCGCGGCACCCGCAAGGCACTGGCGGAGAAAAATCGCGAGTCCATCACGCTCAGCATCGCCGGGATCAACGCCTTCAGCCTCGGCATGCTCATCGCACTCTTCGAGCGTGCGGTCAGCTTTTACGCCAGCCTGGTGAACGTCAACGCCTACCACCAGCCCGGTGTCGAAGCGGGCAAGAAGGCCGCCACCGAGTTCCTCAAACAACTCGCTCAAGTGCGCGCCGCCCTCTCCAGTTCAGCCGTGACCGCCGGAGATCTGGCCGCCAAACTTGGCATCGACGCCGAGGACGCCTTCCACATGCTGACTCATCTGGCCGCCAATGGCCAGGCGCTGGTGGTGTCAGCCGGCGGCAGCCCCTCCCTGGACCAATTCATCACCTCGTGA
- a CDS encoding RDD family protein — protein MKYHLARGEDQLGTFNDLDVSAGLRDGRFLPTDLCWAEGMKEWQALGAHMKEVAVETGMDVVEPEPPAISALREEVRQDHARDHELASLGQRLAAKLIDWAMLLAPLFVMLMALMDAGFEAEIRALQNDPTAMMDALQRQIDKMQTMGNTTVLAMSWLVVILVLANVILLSIRGQSIGKLLTGIQIVRSGDGSKAGFIKTVLLRWFLFAIVESIRFIGPVLMFGNILLIFRKDRRCMHDLVADTMVTKKNG, from the coding sequence ATGAAATACCACCTGGCACGCGGCGAAGATCAGCTCGGCACCTTCAATGACCTGGATGTGAGCGCCGGCCTGCGGGACGGGCGCTTTCTGCCCACGGACCTGTGCTGGGCGGAGGGCATGAAGGAATGGCAGGCGCTGGGCGCGCACATGAAGGAGGTGGCGGTGGAAACCGGGATGGATGTGGTCGAGCCCGAGCCGCCCGCGATCTCCGCTTTGCGTGAGGAAGTGCGCCAGGATCACGCCCGCGACCACGAACTGGCCTCGCTGGGGCAGCGGCTCGCGGCCAAGCTGATCGACTGGGCCATGCTGCTGGCGCCGCTCTTTGTGATGCTCATGGCGTTGATGGACGCGGGATTCGAGGCGGAAATCAGGGCGCTGCAAAACGATCCGACGGCGATGATGGACGCGCTGCAGCGCCAGATCGACAAAATGCAGACGATGGGCAATACCACGGTGCTGGCGATGAGCTGGCTGGTGGTGATTTTGGTTCTCGCCAATGTCATTCTGCTGTCCATCCGCGGCCAGTCCATCGGCAAGCTGCTGACAGGCATTCAAATCGTCCGCTCAGGAGACGGCTCCAAGGCTGGATTCATCAAGACGGTGCTGCTGCGCTGGTTTCTGTTTGCCATCGTCGAAAGCATCCGCTTCATCGGACCGGTGCTGATGTTTGGGAACATCCTGCTGATCTTCCGCAAAGACCGCCGCTGCATGCACGATCTGGTGGCCGACACGATGGTGACCAAAAAGAACGGCTGA
- the ispE gene encoding 4-(cytidine 5'-diphospho)-2-C-methyl-D-erythritol kinase has protein sequence MTLHSPAKINLWLRILGKRSDGFHEVQTRLCRLALGDTVEIEHRGAGTHVSLTCSDPTVPLDESNLALRALRAFESRTGKQSSWRIHLEKKIPAGAGLGGGSSNAATVLKGANQLAGSPLSQTQLIELGAQIGSDVPCFLLDSPAADGAGRGEQVTPADFPWQLPLVLIKPPFPIPTPWAYKRWAGSKEIPGILYAPQLCPWGAMVNDLERPVFEKFLLLPTLKTWLLEHGEVRAALMSGSGSTLFAITQTSVQAAEMAEKAREWCGETSWIQTTMTAG, from the coding sequence ATGACACTCCACTCTCCTGCCAAAATCAATCTCTGGCTGCGCATCCTCGGCAAACGCTCCGATGGCTTTCATGAGGTGCAGACCCGCCTCTGCCGGCTGGCGCTCGGGGACACGGTGGAAATCGAGCATCGTGGCGCTGGCACGCACGTCTCACTGACCTGCTCCGACCCCACCGTGCCTCTGGATGAGTCAAACCTCGCCCTTCGTGCCCTCCGTGCCTTTGAAAGCCGCACGGGGAAACAATCCTCCTGGCGCATCCATTTGGAAAAGAAAATCCCCGCAGGGGCCGGTCTTGGCGGTGGCAGCAGCAACGCAGCCACTGTCTTAAAAGGGGCCAATCAACTCGCTGGTTCGCCGCTTTCACAGACCCAGCTCATCGAACTGGGAGCGCAAATCGGTTCGGATGTGCCCTGCTTCCTCCTCGACAGCCCTGCTGCCGATGGCGCGGGACGTGGCGAGCAGGTGACCCCGGCCGATTTCCCCTGGCAACTGCCGCTCGTCCTGATCAAGCCCCCCTTCCCGATTCCCACGCCTTGGGCCTACAAACGCTGGGCCGGCTCCAAAGAAATTCCCGGCATCCTCTATGCACCGCAACTTTGCCCTTGGGGAGCAATGGTGAACGACCTTGAGCGCCCCGTTTTCGAAAAATTCCTGCTGCTGCCCACGCTGAAAACCTGGCTGCTTGAGCATGGCGAAGTTCGGGCCGCTTTGATGTCTGGCTCTGGCAGCACCCTGTTTGCCATCACCCAAACCTCGGTTCAGGCGGCGGAAATGGCAGAAAAGGCCCGTGAGTGGTGCGGAGAAACATCCTGGATTCAAACCACCATGACCGCAGGTTGA
- a CDS encoding GNAT family N-acetyltransferase has protein sequence MIIRRYRPGEESAIWTVYFRATHESNAGDYHRDLLNRWAPPDQDMAEWASRLRTKNPFVVVAGNQIVGMAELDETGFIDYFYVHPDFQRQGVGSALLSTLEAEAQAMHLPSLVADVSITARDFFEARGFDVIEARSNVIIGHPAPNFAMSKRLTGEPGQEAMCERDA, from the coding sequence ATGATCATACGCAGATACCGGCCTGGAGAGGAGAGCGCCATTTGGACTGTTTACTTTCGAGCCACCCATGAATCGAACGCTGGTGACTATCACCGAGACCTTCTCAACAGGTGGGCTCCACCGGACCAGGACATGGCGGAATGGGCCAGCCGACTGCGGACGAAGAATCCATTCGTGGTCGTCGCCGGGAATCAGATTGTGGGCATGGCGGAACTCGATGAGACGGGCTTTATCGACTACTTCTACGTCCATCCGGACTTCCAACGTCAAGGGGTAGGCTCCGCCCTCCTTTCGACACTCGAGGCCGAGGCCCAAGCCATGCATCTGCCTTCTTTGGTTGCGGATGTCAGCATCACCGCGCGAGATTTTTTTGAGGCCCGTGGTTTTGACGTCATCGAGGCACGCTCCAACGTGATCATCGGACATCCAGCCCCGAACTTTGCCATGTCGAAGCGTTTGACGGGGGAACCGGGTCAAGAGGCGATGTGCGAGCGCGATGCGTGA